A region of Candidatus Poribacteria bacterium DNA encodes the following proteins:
- a CDS encoding c-type cytochrome, producing the protein MRSKKEIPAESKSYSALFFILSGLLGLVTIWGFWDEMITRRPWKQIQQQFYQYEYEKTRAELDNAKLALTELPTPQEPDAKELARLTKEVRNAQVALEEALQERKFRQSESDAINYKYQHSLHEAKGKHNETVDKWQKKLAEFESQIEGELTEAVLGAEATFANANKALAQFYQVSGDVQGALSTYLTAQKYSPTDTEITAGVTAAQASLQSLQADKAKHDEVARLEEKLHSVGGIKRTFLGSLLENPFRETRTIVQYYLEDFSHTADRCATCHFSADTAGYEQSAQEVFEVEGDGENPVVHRLKHASVKVGSENVIIDGFEAEADEYTLEENGTLTFSDVDVFGEVEVSYETGYRSVLQTHPHRDVLLEKHPVDRFGCMLCHGGQGQALTAKSAHALTHAEYWLTPVLGLDEHTGRTSEETKGYMESNCRRCHDGVMMLDYGVNPETDEPQDYAPNLTKGLALFEDLGCHGCHAVEGYSAIEDIHKVGPSLAKVGSKVKDTAWLESWIKKPEAYLSNTTMPDFFPADGMTQIVYLKNGGKRTGVVTKTESGIVIKTDDGTEYPYPDSYVLRIVDEVKSISAYLAGMNDADLDASNSNYSTSERAIKAGEETVKTVGCLTCHAVDGLGSDFAPALDSVGTKVTATYLRQWIRDPKAYDPDTSMPSLRLSTREVDNVVAYLMSLQQATTNAVTESIGEIDVAEGETLVRTYGCFGCHEIPGFENESKVGADLGEFGAKLADELDFGDTVDVEHSWTGWTVGKVTDPRRYQTRRIVSRMPVFQINDEDARALAVLLKSFQPEKYPLGYIHNRSEKLNDIDAGRRLVKRYNCSGCHEIEGGGGDYQDVIIAHEGLSEMIAKQLAPPPLKAEGARVYPDWLFTFLKEPSDIRYGLKVRMPTFGLSDDEATTLVKYFSALDDEPFPYETLETPTPTRAELRVGKQIFDALQCISCHPSQGEIIPEGSDKAGRPDLALAKERLKADWLIDWMKDPQSFQPGTAMPQAWPLVGGQHMPLDGYAGNDAEKQIRLVRDYLININQ; encoded by the coding sequence GTGAGGAGCAAAAAGGAAATTCCTGCTGAGAGTAAGTCGTATTCTGCTTTGTTCTTTATTCTATCCGGATTATTAGGACTGGTGACAATATGGGGGTTCTGGGATGAGATGATTACCCGGCGTCCTTGGAAGCAGATCCAGCAGCAATTTTATCAATATGAGTATGAAAAGACACGCGCGGAATTAGATAACGCAAAATTGGCTTTGACTGAACTCCCTACACCTCAAGAACCCGATGCCAAGGAGCTCGCACGGTTAACGAAGGAGGTCAGGAACGCTCAGGTCGCCTTAGAGGAAGCGCTGCAGGAACGCAAATTCCGACAGAGCGAATCCGATGCCATTAACTACAAGTATCAGCACAGCCTCCACGAAGCGAAGGGTAAACACAATGAGACTGTTGACAAGTGGCAGAAGAAGTTAGCGGAATTTGAGTCCCAAATTGAGGGCGAACTCACCGAAGCCGTTTTGGGAGCGGAGGCTACTTTTGCAAACGCCAATAAGGCTTTAGCGCAGTTTTATCAAGTGAGTGGAGACGTACAAGGTGCCCTTAGCACTTACCTCACCGCCCAGAAATATAGTCCTACGGATACCGAAATTACTGCAGGTGTCACCGCCGCACAAGCCTCCCTACAATCACTGCAAGCAGATAAAGCAAAACACGACGAAGTTGCGCGCCTTGAAGAAAAACTGCATTCGGTGGGCGGTATCAAACGAACCTTTTTGGGGAGTCTCTTAGAAAATCCTTTCCGTGAAACCCGAACTATTGTTCAATACTATCTTGAAGACTTCAGTCACACCGCAGACAGGTGTGCTACGTGTCATTTCTCGGCAGACACGGCGGGTTACGAGCAATCCGCGCAAGAGGTGTTTGAGGTGGAGGGTGATGGCGAAAATCCTGTTGTACATCGTCTCAAGCATGCAAGCGTCAAAGTCGGTAGTGAGAATGTTATCATTGATGGCTTTGAAGCAGAAGCGGATGAATATACCTTAGAAGAAAACGGTACGCTTACCTTCAGCGACGTGGATGTCTTCGGTGAAGTTGAAGTCTCTTATGAGACCGGCTACCGTTCCGTTCTTCAGACGCATCCCCACCGCGATGTCCTTCTCGAGAAACACCCGGTTGATAGATTCGGGTGTATGCTGTGCCACGGTGGGCAGGGACAAGCACTCACAGCGAAATCCGCCCATGCCTTAACGCACGCTGAATACTGGCTCACGCCTGTCCTCGGATTAGATGAACATACCGGTAGAACGTCCGAAGAGACGAAGGGCTATATGGAATCCAACTGCCGCCGTTGCCACGATGGCGTGATGATGTTGGATTACGGCGTGAATCCGGAAACAGATGAACCGCAGGACTACGCTCCCAATTTGACCAAAGGATTGGCACTCTTTGAAGACCTCGGATGCCACGGATGTCATGCTGTTGAAGGGTATAGTGCGATCGAGGATATTCACAAAGTCGGTCCATCGCTTGCGAAAGTCGGTAGTAAGGTGAAAGATACAGCGTGGCTTGAAAGTTGGATTAAGAAGCCCGAAGCCTATCTGTCGAATACGACAATGCCGGATTTCTTCCCAGCTGATGGCATGACGCAGATTGTCTATCTTAAAAACGGTGGGAAGCGCACCGGCGTTGTTACGAAAACAGAGAGTGGCATTGTCATTAAGACGGACGATGGCACAGAATATCCCTATCCCGACAGTTATGTCCTCCGTATCGTTGATGAAGTGAAATCTATCTCAGCGTACCTTGCTGGGATGAACGATGCCGACTTGGATGCCTCCAATTCCAATTATTCCACATCCGAACGTGCTATTAAAGCGGGTGAGGAGACGGTCAAAACGGTTGGCTGCCTCACGTGTCATGCTGTCGACGGCTTAGGAAGTGATTTTGCCCCGGCACTTGACAGTGTCGGCACAAAGGTTACAGCGACGTATCTGCGCCAGTGGATTCGTGATCCAAAAGCGTACGATCCGGATACGAGTATGCCGAGTTTGCGGTTGAGTACCAGGGAAGTTGACAACGTCGTCGCCTATCTGATGAGTTTGCAACAAGCAACGACCAACGCGGTTACCGAGTCCATCGGCGAAATAGATGTAGCAGAGGGTGAGACACTCGTCAGGACTTACGGATGCTTTGGTTGTCACGAGATTCCCGGTTTTGAAAATGAATCAAAGGTCGGGGCGGATCTCGGCGAATTCGGCGCGAAATTAGCGGATGAACTTGACTTTGGTGACACAGTGGACGTTGAACACAGTTGGACGGGGTGGACGGTCGGTAAGGTTACTGACCCACGACGTTATCAAACCCGTCGTATCGTTTCTCGGATGCCCGTTTTCCAAATCAACGATGAAGATGCCAGAGCACTCGCTGTGCTGTTGAAGAGTTTCCAACCCGAGAAGTATCCACTGGGTTATATCCATAACCGATCCGAGAAATTGAACGATATTGATGCAGGTAGGCGATTGGTGAAGAGGTATAACTGTAGCGGATGCCACGAGATTGAAGGCGGGGGTGGCGATTATCAGGATGTTATCATCGCACACGAAGGGTTGAGTGAGATGATTGCCAAGCAACTTGCACCACCACCCTTGAAAGCTGAAGGCGCGAGGGTTTATCCTGATTGGTTATTTACATTCCTCAAAGAGCCTTCAGACATCCGATACGGGCTCAAGGTACGGATGCCGACCTTCGGACTCTCTGATGACGAAGCGACAACGCTGGTTAAATACTTCTCCGCGCTTGACGATGAACCGTTCCCCTATGAAACGCTCGAAACGCCAACACCGACGCGTGCTGAATTGCGGGTCGGTAAGCAGATTTTTGACGCGCTGCAGTGTATCTCCTGTCACCCTTCGCAGGGCGAAATTATTCCTGAAGGAAGTGATAAAGCTGGACGGCCAGATCTTGCGTTGGCGAAAGAGCGACTCAAGGCGGATTGGCTTATCGATTGGATGAAGGATCCGCAGTCGTTCCAACCTGGAACAGCGATGCCGCAAGCGTGGCCCCTTGTTGGTGGGCAACACATGCCACTTGATGGATATGCGGGCAATGACGCTGAGAAACAGATTCGACTCGTCCGAGATTACCTCATTAATATTAATCAGTGA
- a CDS encoding Rieske 2Fe-2S domain-containing protein: MVSRRKFFKFLGWGNFVAALGLTFGPGLVRYLYPRVLFEPSSVFKAGFPAEYPPGSVSEKFKKEPFGVWIVRKQDGEFYALLTICTHLGCTPRWLGSENKFKCPCHGSGFDREGINYEGPAPRPLERVKITLAEDGQIEIDKAVKFLGEKGQWTDPGSFLKV, from the coding sequence GTGGTATCTCGACGTAAATTTTTTAAATTTCTCGGCTGGGGGAATTTTGTTGCGGCATTAGGCTTGACCTTCGGACCGGGATTGGTTCGGTATTTATATCCACGCGTGCTGTTTGAACCCTCCTCTGTTTTTAAAGCAGGATTTCCAGCGGAATATCCACCGGGTAGCGTTAGTGAAAAGTTCAAAAAAGAGCCGTTTGGTGTTTGGATTGTCCGGAAGCAAGACGGTGAATTCTACGCGCTCTTAACGATTTGCACACACCTCGGGTGCACGCCGCGCTGGCTCGGTTCTGAAAACAAATTCAAATGTCCGTGTCACGGTAGCGGTTTTGACCGGGAGGGCATTAACTACGAAGGTCCTGCACCCCGACCCCTTGAACGCGTTAAAATTACCTTGGCAGAAGACGGTCAGATCGAAATCGACAAGGCTGTGAAGTTTTTAGGTGAGAAGGGGCAGTGGACGGACCCAGGCTCCTTTTTGAAAGTTTGA
- the ltrA gene encoding group II intron reverse transcriptase/maturase: MIKNSCKADIASDKIVDNIFSIENIRKCENYVETMQKRLDEAVANNDKKKIRTIFTILTERSFAVKVLAVWRITYLNEGKNTAGVDGIKIPQTSKKHQNAIRYRLLKEINIKSKPDAIRRTYIPKSNGKQRPLGIPTMKDRINQEILRIALDPIVEYHLDNDSYGFRPKRSCQDAMMMLYVCLNRKDRRRYIVEGDIKSCFDHISHDHILRVLRTWEIPIYAIHIIRKMLTSKIVDRSRTLKSTQGTPQGGVISPMLANVALSTFDHYIRHHTDNIMVRYADDFVILCKSKQIAKQIKNDIAEFLNKTINLTLSEEKTHITHIKDGFDFLGFTFRKYPRRGITSPKDISDYTMLITPSKEKIKNLRASIRTAVKKSIVLPQEELIKWLNPILRGWGNYYRYTNSKVSYNKIDYYVYHTLLRWGRRRHNKSDDWIIDKYLAKDKREFGNNPTLLWLSDIPILNYVKVKKDVRVYCKDDREYWQKRDERLMSQRFMKYRKSLYKKQKGKCTQCNYPLLPLDKLHVHHIIPKAEGGTNSHSNLTLIHAECHWELHSK; encoded by the coding sequence ATGATTAAAAACTCATGTAAAGCAGACATAGCCAGCGACAAAATAGTAGACAACATTTTCAGCATAGAAAACATACGAAAGTGTGAAAACTACGTTGAGACTATGCAGAAAAGACTTGACGAAGCGGTTGCTAATAACGATAAGAAAAAGATACGCACAATCTTTACAATCTTAACAGAACGCTCTTTTGCGGTAAAAGTGCTTGCCGTGTGGAGAATAACATATCTCAACGAAGGTAAAAACACTGCTGGAGTTGATGGTATAAAAATACCACAAACAAGCAAAAAACATCAGAATGCGATAAGATATAGACTTCTAAAGGAAATCAATATCAAATCGAAACCTGACGCTATCAGACGGACTTATATTCCAAAATCAAATGGAAAACAAAGACCGCTTGGTATACCCACCATGAAAGACCGAATAAACCAAGAAATTCTACGAATAGCATTAGACCCAATAGTTGAGTATCATCTTGACAATGATAGTTATGGCTTTAGACCAAAACGAAGTTGTCAAGACGCTATGATGATGTTATATGTGTGTCTGAATAGAAAAGATCGTAGACGCTACATCGTGGAAGGCGATATAAAGTCATGTTTTGACCACATATCACACGACCATATATTAAGAGTCCTACGAACTTGGGAAATTCCGATATATGCTATACACATTATTAGAAAAATGCTCACAAGCAAAATTGTTGACAGAAGCAGAACGCTAAAAAGCACACAGGGAACACCGCAAGGTGGGGTAATATCGCCCATGCTTGCTAATGTTGCCTTATCTACTTTTGACCACTACATCAGACATCACACCGATAACATAATGGTAAGATATGCTGATGATTTTGTTATTCTGTGTAAATCCAAACAAATAGCAAAACAGATCAAAAATGATATAGCGGAGTTTCTAAATAAGACAATAAACTTAACGCTATCCGAAGAAAAGACTCATATAACTCATATCAAAGACGGCTTTGATTTTCTAGGTTTTACGTTTAGGAAATATCCTAGACGTGGAATAACAAGCCCGAAAGATATAAGTGATTACACCATGCTGATAACACCGAGTAAAGAAAAGATTAAAAACTTGCGTGCCTCCATAAGAACAGCAGTCAAAAAGTCTATTGTTTTACCACAAGAAGAACTTATTAAATGGCTGAATCCAATCTTGAGAGGGTGGGGAAATTACTATAGATATACAAATAGTAAAGTCAGTTATAACAAAATTGACTACTATGTATATCACACGCTTTTACGATGGGGTAGACGGAGACACAATAAAAGTGATGATTGGATTATAGACAAATATCTTGCTAAAGACAAAAGAGAATTTGGTAATAATCCAACTTTATTATGGCTATCAGATATACCTATACTAAATTATGTAAAGGTGAAAAAAGATGTAAGGGTCTATTGTAAAGACGATAGAGAATACTGGCAAAAACGTGATGAACGATTAATGAGTCAAAGATTTATGAAGTATAGAAAATCACTTTATAAAAAGCAAAAAGGGAAATGCACACAATGCAACTATCCTTTATTGCCACTTGATAAATTACACGTCCACCACATCATACCAAAGGCAGAAGGCGGGACTAATAGCCATAGCAACCTAACGCTCATTCACGCCGAATGCCACTGGGAATTACACAGTAAATAA
- a CDS encoding LamG domain-containing protein, producing the protein MTRFIISLITVGFMFAHVSIAEVDPGSIVGAWLFDETGGKVAKDSSDSGNDGDLVGGAKWVKGKFGNAIELNGKDAWVTVPEIGPLDDFTLMKWFNATGRVGLWRCFFNRDGWAAGYVHYQFRPDNKMEMAIHSNNPVRHPGWPNSDFTADKDILDKWFHLAVAYSSTDEFVRVYFDGELDAEGKWGPLPGEFGPGRIGSWDGGGREWEGLFDEMLLFDVALEAEDIQMLMEEGLEATLAVEPAGKLTTNWGDLKLGRTHSR; encoded by the coding sequence ATGACTCGCTTTATAATCAGTTTAATCACCGTCGGCTTCATGTTCGCACACGTCAGCATCGCTGAAGTCGATCCGGGATCCATTGTCGGCGCGTGGTTGTTCGATGAAACGGGCGGAAAAGTCGCCAAAGATTCATCCGACAGCGGTAATGACGGCGACCTTGTCGGCGGTGCGAAATGGGTAAAGGGTAAATTCGGCAACGCCATTGAACTCAATGGTAAAGATGCTTGGGTCACTGTGCCAGAGATTGGACCGCTTGATGATTTTACACTCATGAAATGGTTCAATGCGACAGGCAGGGTCGGACTCTGGAGATGTTTCTTCAACCGCGACGGTTGGGCTGCCGGATATGTCCATTATCAATTCCGTCCGGACAACAAGATGGAAATGGCTATTCACTCTAACAATCCCGTGCGGCACCCCGGGTGGCCGAATTCAGATTTCACAGCGGACAAGGACATCTTGGATAAATGGTTCCATCTCGCAGTCGCCTATAGCAGCACCGATGAATTCGTTCGCGTCTACTTCGATGGTGAACTCGATGCTGAAGGTAAGTGGGGACCCTTGCCCGGAGAATTTGGACCCGGACGGATCGGCTCATGGGACGGTGGCGGAAGAGAGTGGGAGGGTCTGTTCGATGAAATGTTACTCTTCGATGTCGCACTGGAGGCAGAAGACATTCAGATGCTCATGGAAGAGGGATTAGAAGCCACGCTTGCTGTTGAACCCGCAGGTAAACTTACAACAAATTGGGGGGACCTTAAGTTAGGACGGACACACAGCAGATAG
- a CDS encoding cytochrome c, with product MRHLAIIIVMIIVWLNGLIWLGKQVDPSTKYQSAVEYKYARYCAGCHGNNGEGNGRIGRFKKLDPANLTDSTLWERHNDEQLLHSINAGKDDMPAFYYYLSDEEQREILAYIKEMFRP from the coding sequence ATGAGACACCTTGCGATCATTATCGTCATGATTATTGTGTGGCTCAACGGCTTAATCTGGCTGGGGAAGCAGGTCGATCCGAGTACGAAGTATCAGTCAGCGGTTGAATACAAGTACGCTCGGTACTGCGCAGGGTGCCATGGGAACAATGGAGAGGGCAACGGACGTATCGGACGTTTCAAGAAATTGGATCCCGCAAACTTGACGGACAGCACGCTCTGGGAGAGACATAACGACGAACAATTGCTGCATAGCATCAATGCCGGAAAAGACGATATGCCGGCGTTCTACTATTACCTCAGCGATGAGGAGCAACGGGAGATTCTCGCCTATATTAAGGAGATGTTTCGTCCGTAA
- a CDS encoding cytochrome C, giving the protein MEHFIALVTKPDNVPIVAILFLIPYFIWLSYRQARQTDKTGVPSDAALNDKVYVWPYLCRNEFICAIIVMLVLGVWSIMIDAPLEEPSDPTKTPNPSKAPWYFLALQEMLVYFDPWIAGVVLPGLIIAGLIAIPYIDINPKGKGYYTIKERPFALAVFSFGFIILWIVLMVVGTFLRGPGWNFFAPWEAWDPHLVVPLTNVNLSYLFGIRDADTANFFGFVVVAGYFGIGPIFYLWKRNSSHFLQELGLVRYIVVSFLFLTMLALPIKMILRVALNVKYIWVSPWFNI; this is encoded by the coding sequence ATGGAGCATTTTATAGCACTGGTGACGAAGCCGGATAATGTTCCCATTGTTGCTATTCTTTTTTTAATACCTTATTTCATCTGGCTTTCATACCGGCAGGCACGCCAGACAGATAAAACAGGTGTCCCCTCGGATGCCGCTCTTAACGATAAGGTTTACGTGTGGCCCTATCTGTGCCGGAATGAGTTTATCTGTGCAATTATTGTGATGCTCGTGCTCGGTGTATGGTCGATTATGATTGATGCGCCGCTTGAAGAGCCGAGCGATCCAACGAAGACACCGAACCCTTCTAAAGCCCCGTGGTATTTCCTTGCGCTGCAAGAGATGCTCGTTTATTTCGATCCATGGATTGCGGGCGTGGTGCTCCCAGGACTGATTATCGCAGGCTTGATTGCTATTCCATATATCGACATTAATCCCAAGGGTAAGGGGTATTACACAATCAAAGAACGTCCCTTCGCGCTCGCGGTATTCTCCTTCGGATTTATCATTTTATGGATTGTTTTGATGGTCGTCGGGACATTCCTGAGAGGTCCGGGATGGAACTTCTTCGCGCCTTGGGAGGCGTGGGATCCACATCTTGTCGTTCCACTAACAAACGTGAATTTATCGTATCTTTTCGGCATCCGCGATGCGGATACTGCGAACTTTTTTGGGTTCGTGGTGGTTGCTGGCTATTTCGGGATCGGTCCTATTTTCTACTTATGGAAGCGTAACAGTAGCCATTTCTTGCAGGAACTCGGTCTTGTCCGATATATTGTCGTTTCATTTTTATTTTTAACCATGCTTGCCCTGCCAATAAAAATGATACTGCGCGTCGCTTTAAATGTAAAATACATCTGGGTGTCCCCGTGGTTCAACATCTAA
- a CDS encoding DUF4405 domain-containing protein: protein MNEERKGLKEKITNSDIWRSIFRHGYENTGRRYTLQVLQNVWLHLHPPRISRHALNFRFTWCMGGITFLMFLVTAVTGVLLMFYYRPTAEYAFHDVQYLEFDIPFGMLLRNMHRWAAHGMVISVMLHMFRVFLTGSYKKPREFNWAVGVILLLVTFFLSFTGYLLPWDQLAFWAVTVGTNMARATPVLGHEGPFAPQDITQSNDVRFALLAGTIVGPSTLLRFYILHCVAVPLLASVLMALHFWRVRKDGGISGPL from the coding sequence ATGAACGAAGAACGTAAAGGGCTCAAAGAAAAGATTACGAATTCCGACATTTGGCGCTCTATATTCCGCCACGGATATGAAAACACCGGGCGCCGTTATACCTTACAGGTCCTCCAAAACGTCTGGTTGCATCTCCATCCTCCTCGGATTTCTCGGCATGCGCTGAACTTCCGATTCACATGGTGCATGGGCGGCATCACTTTCTTGATGTTCCTCGTGACAGCCGTCACCGGCGTACTCCTCATGTTCTATTACCGTCCAACAGCTGAATACGCGTTCCACGATGTCCAATACCTCGAATTTGACATTCCGTTCGGGATGCTGCTGCGGAACATGCACCGCTGGGCGGCACACGGAATGGTTATCTCGGTGATGCTTCACATGTTCAGGGTTTTCTTGACGGGTTCCTATAAGAAGCCTCGAGAATTCAACTGGGCAGTCGGGGTCATTTTGTTGCTCGTGACGTTCTTCTTGAGTTTCACGGGCTATCTGTTGCCGTGGGATCAGTTGGCGTTTTGGGCTGTGACTGTCGGGACGAACATGGCACGTGCGACACCCGTTTTAGGGCATGAAGGTCCATTCGCTCCGCAAGACATCACGCAATCAAATGACGTCCGATTCGCGCTACTGGCGGGGACAATCGTAGGTCCCTCCACGTTGTTGAGGTTCTATATTTTACACTGCGTTGCGGTGCCGCTGTTGGCAAGCGTCCTAATGGCTTTACATTTCTGGCGGGTCCGTAAAGACGGTGGTATCTCTGGACCTCTATAA
- a CDS encoding transposase → MVKPTRLHYCQYLLSTPINYTLTHFAEHSECFSHDQINRYLLEAHLTPRMIWEHVKNDVVLDPHGYLIFDDTVLDKRYAKKIALAQRHSSGTAGGIINGIAIVTCVYVNASLDRYWLIDYRIYDKDGDGKSKLDHVRASAFLVWIHLMRKAYETGKTLYQVKHGLLSEYLCQQLKSPAI, encoded by the coding sequence ATGGTGAAACCGACACGTCTACATTATTGTCAATATCTACTCAGCACCCCTATCAACTATACACTCACACATTTCGCAGAACATTCTGAGTGCTTCAGTCATGATCAGATCAATCGGTATCTATTAGAAGCCCATCTCACACCGCGTATGATTTGGGAACATGTCAAAAATGACGTGGTGCTGGATCCCCATGGATACCTTATCTTTGATGATACCGTCCTTGATAAACGCTATGCCAAGAAGATAGCACTTGCTCAAAGACACTCCTCCGGCACTGCTGGCGGTATTATCAACGGGATTGCCATTGTTACGTGCGTCTATGTCAATGCTTCGTTAGACCGGTATTGGTTGATAGATTATCGTATCTACGATAAAGACGGCGACGGTAAATCGAAGTTGGATCACGTCCGAGCTTCGGCGTTTCTTGTTTGGATTCACCTGATGCGCAAAGCTTATGAAACAGGCAAAACGCTTTATCAAGTTAAACACGGATTACTTTCTGAATACCTTTGTCAACAACTGAAATCTCCTGCGATATAA
- a CDS encoding uracil-DNA glycosylase encodes MSNVHTQMQSLKTRASVCTACDLAKTRANVVFGSGDATAKLAVVAEGPSAADNRTALPFSGPAGDMLDDVLDANGLTRKDVWLTNIIKCRAASFKGDVLKNRPPKVSEIKACSKWLDGELTVMQPSVILCMGAPAAKALIHRSFRITEERGVWFTDTTYAPFAMATFNPAYVLRQEGENFTALRQVLVDDIAEAMRKLQEAVEIPQLTLF; translated from the coding sequence ATGAGTAATGTCCATACACAGATGCAATCCCTCAAGACCCGAGCGAGTGTTTGCACGGCTTGTGATTTAGCAAAAACCCGTGCGAATGTCGTTTTCGGTAGCGGCGATGCCACCGCAAAGTTAGCGGTTGTTGCGGAGGGACCCTCTGCGGCTGATAATCGGACGGCACTTCCGTTTTCAGGTCCTGCTGGGGATATGCTTGATGATGTTTTGGATGCGAATGGGTTAACGCGTAAGGATGTCTGGCTCACGAACATCATTAAGTGTCGTGCCGCAAGTTTTAAAGGAGATGTGTTGAAAAACCGTCCACCCAAGGTGTCAGAGATTAAGGCGTGTTCCAAATGGCTTGATGGGGAGTTGACTGTGATGCAACCTTCGGTGATTTTGTGTATGGGCGCGCCTGCCGCGAAAGCGCTTATCCATCGTAGTTTTCGCATTACAGAAGAACGGGGTGTCTGGTTTACAGATACCACGTATGCTCCGTTCGCAATGGCGACGTTTAACCCTGCGTATGTCCTACGGCAGGAGGGTGAGAATTTTACGGCACTCCGGCAAGTCCTTGTCGACGATATCGCCGAAGCGATGCGAAAGTTACAAGAGGCGGTCGAAATTCCACAGTTGACTCTTTTTTAA
- a CDS encoding aldehyde dehydrogenase family protein: MTKYICNEAQEIFELQKSKYSPSASPPYQVRIDRLTRIQCMCRENINSITKALQEDFGTRHPDLIFLADIFPQIAHAQHMKKHLKSWMTKKKKSSGMLTFTGQKSYLINEPLGVVGIMSPFNAPISLALDPAVDAIAAGNSVMIKISETTPRTADLMKTLISKYFNPEEMFAVIGDVNVSALFASLSWDKLVFTGGSEVAKKILSACAENLTPALLELGGKSPCVILEDTNISEVAEKIMKIRLMNAGQVCISGDYVMIPKQHLEVFIQDILDNAKETYPNIIDNEDFTSVIDDRAYDRITGYIDEAIKENCRVIKSNPMNENVPDKSSRKIPLTLIVNPPEHLQVCKNEVFGPILSIFTYEKLGDAIQYINSKPKPLALYVFGKNKTEINQVVNNTSSGGVTINDLLMHADAKEMGFGGVGYSGMGRYKGGLIGYETFSNPKSVVEQGLMAKFTQRFIPPIKSERVKKMLRNRVGVK, from the coding sequence ATGACTAAGTATATTTGCAATGAGGCACAAGAAATCTTTGAACTTCAAAAATCTAAATATTCTCCATCCGCATCACCGCCCTATCAGGTTAGAATTGATAGATTAACAAGGATACAATGCATGTGCCGAGAAAATATAAACTCAATTACTAAAGCTTTGCAAGAGGATTTTGGAACTCGACATCCTGATTTAATTTTTCTTGCTGATATTTTTCCTCAAATTGCACATGCTCAGCACATGAAAAAACACTTAAAATCGTGGATGACAAAAAAGAAAAAATCATCCGGTATGTTAACATTCACAGGTCAGAAATCATATTTAATCAATGAACCACTGGGTGTTGTGGGGATAATGTCTCCATTTAATGCACCAATAAGTCTTGCACTTGATCCTGCAGTTGATGCTATTGCCGCGGGTAATAGTGTTATGATAAAAATATCTGAAACAACTCCCAGAACAGCTGATCTTATGAAAACTTTAATATCTAAATATTTCAATCCCGAAGAAATGTTCGCTGTTATAGGCGACGTTAATGTGTCGGCTCTCTTTGCCTCTCTGTCGTGGGATAAACTCGTATTTACAGGCGGTTCAGAAGTTGCAAAGAAAATCTTATCAGCTTGTGCAGAAAACTTAACTCCTGCATTACTTGAATTGGGCGGTAAATCGCCATGTGTCATACTTGAAGATACAAATATATCAGAGGTTGCAGAAAAAATCATGAAAATTCGCCTTATGAACGCAGGGCAAGTCTGCATTTCTGGAGACTATGTAATGATACCTAAACAGCATTTAGAGGTGTTTATTCAAGATATTCTTGATAATGCTAAAGAAACATATCCAAATATCATAGACAACGAAGACTTTACGTCCGTCATAGATGATCGTGCCTATGATAGAATTACCGGATATATTGATGAAGCGATAAAAGAAAACTGTCGCGTGATAAAATCTAATCCCATGAATGAGAATGTGCCGGATAAATCATCTCGAAAAATTCCATTAACTCTTATTGTGAATCCGCCTGAGCATCTTCAAGTATGTAAAAATGAAGTGTTTGGACCGATACTTTCCATATTTACATACGAGAAATTAGGAGACGCTATTCAGTATATAAATTCTAAACCTAAACCGCTTGCACTTTATGTTTTCGGTAAAAATAAAACAGAAATTAATCAAGTAGTAAATAATACATCAAGCGGCGGTGTTACAATAAACGATTTATTAATGCATGCTGATGCTAAAGAAATGGGCTTTGGAGGTGTTGGATATAGTGGAATGGGACGATATAAAGGCGGACTAATAGGTTATGAGACGTTTTCAAATCCAAAATCTGTTGTTGAACAAGGACTAATGGCTAAGTTTACTCAAAGATTTATTCCTCCCATAAAATCTGAAAGAGTTAAAAAAATGTTGCGAAATCGTGTAGGTGTGAAATAA